A stretch of Gemmatimonadaceae bacterium DNA encodes these proteins:
- a CDS encoding AraC family transcriptional regulator, with protein MASAGISSGNDRRSITIMRHIPGRDRGKPAPPAQAACSSIIYVDSGNGSCVVDGVPMGIGACNLLWLPAGCIWESMDMLRARWWHITFGGNGLKGVAVAEQLLERLSPIELPAAPDDAACIWRKFTVGAGDGMIWGMRLEQLQQELEHHRLGADEAAAAVLQLMLIDIVRLAHQPQSYAAVRRSPVVESVAAFIEKKFTAPIGLADVARAVSRSPSYLTDLVRRETGQTVLQWIIARRMREACALLLATDLCVKDICTRIGYDDPGHFIRQFRRAHNATPQCWRRMQRGARPMLARRRLPPVICHAPAEFIDKIADLPIAPAIRPPILEFPLSDSSGESMFSAS; from the coding sequence GTGGCATCTGCAGGGATCAGTTCGGGCAATGACAGGCGGTCGATCACCATCATGCGGCACATTCCGGGGCGCGACCGGGGTAAGCCTGCGCCGCCGGCACAGGCGGCGTGCTCTTCCATCATCTACGTCGATTCAGGCAACGGCTCGTGCGTGGTTGACGGCGTTCCAATGGGAATCGGCGCGTGCAATCTGCTCTGGCTCCCGGCTGGATGTATATGGGAGTCCATGGATATGCTGCGTGCCAGATGGTGGCACATCACCTTCGGCGGCAATGGACTGAAAGGCGTGGCCGTTGCGGAACAGTTGCTGGAACGTCTGTCCCCGATTGAATTGCCAGCGGCACCAGATGACGCAGCTTGCATCTGGCGCAAGTTCACCGTTGGGGCCGGTGACGGAATGATCTGGGGAATGCGACTCGAGCAATTACAGCAGGAACTCGAGCATCACCGGCTCGGAGCAGACGAGGCGGCCGCCGCGGTTCTTCAACTGATGTTGATCGACATCGTCCGACTGGCGCACCAGCCGCAGTCTTATGCAGCCGTCCGGCGTTCTCCAGTGGTCGAATCCGTTGCGGCCTTCATCGAGAAGAAGTTTACCGCGCCGATCGGTCTCGCCGACGTGGCGAGGGCAGTGAGCCGGTCGCCGAGCTATCTCACCGATCTCGTGCGTCGTGAGACGGGGCAGACGGTGTTACAGTGGATCATCGCTCGCCGAATGAGGGAGGCGTGCGCGCTACTGCTCGCGACAGACCTTTGCGTCAAGGATATTTGTACAAGAATCGGCTACGACGACCCTGGGCACTTTATACGTCAGTTCCGGCGCGCTCATAACGCCACGCCGCAATGCTGGCGGCGGATGCAGCGCGGGGCTCGGCCCATGCTCGCGAGACGAAGACTGCCGCCCGTGATCTGCCACGCCCCCGCGGAGTTCATTGACAAGATCGCTGATCTTCCGATTGCTCCGGCAATTCGCCCGCCGATCCTGGAGTTCCCGCTCTCCGACAGCTCGGGCGAGTCGATGTTCTCCGCCTCTTAA
- a CDS encoding M14 family metallopeptidase — MRAAVFAFAVSVAQTATSAQAPATSSPPRADSARRVFVVPGERAGISVFPFAEYKEVRPLVPGKLDWKHYHSSVEIEDFMRRWAKDHPGIVQLYTVGKSFGGRDIWQLTLTNKKTGADTDKPAAFFEGGRHSGEITSTESAFYLAWYLIENYARDPGVRRLLDTKAIYIRPLNNPDGSDMYRLTAQSNRSSVRPVDNDTDGLLDEDPGEDLDNDGFIREMRKYVGAGKGDAVLDTMDKSRRLMRRVPENRGDYLLYSEGVDNDIDGRFNEDGIGGLDLHRNYPTNWRPERESTGRGSTQFGAGEYPTSEPETRAVVLWVLTHPNIAVANSMDTAVPMHLRGPSTCEETECMFASDLKWYRHFDSAGVARTGYPWAGDVYRTYNTRGITNPATGDTLRPQPLFGHGPDFGYFHIGAIWYGDELWNGGRERDYDGNGRIDNWEVLRYCDEAFGGTCFKPWKKMQHPTLGEVEIGGFNPKFFSQNGPPQVLEKWARNQAMFNLYLAQSLPQMEIIGVTSSRVSASRDSATHEIRVTVRNTGRLPTALEQAKRVHIVQPDRVVLVVPKESSSRTVGRVQEFWLSGGETKVVTLRMRAAERNADREITVRALSTRGGVAERKMRLDR, encoded by the coding sequence ATGAGGGCAGCGGTGTTCGCCTTCGCCGTATCGGTTGCGCAGACCGCCACCAGTGCGCAGGCGCCTGCAACGTCTTCTCCGCCCCGCGCAGACTCGGCACGCAGGGTTTTCGTAGTCCCGGGCGAGAGGGCGGGAATCAGTGTCTTCCCGTTCGCCGAGTATAAGGAGGTCAGGCCTCTCGTGCCCGGAAAACTCGACTGGAAGCACTATCACTCATCTGTAGAGATCGAGGATTTCATGCGACGGTGGGCGAAAGACCACCCAGGCATCGTTCAGCTTTACACCGTTGGAAAAAGCTTTGGTGGGCGCGACATCTGGCAGTTGACGCTGACGAACAAAAAAACGGGCGCCGATACCGATAAGCCGGCAGCATTTTTTGAAGGCGGCCGGCATTCAGGTGAGATCACGAGCACTGAGAGTGCTTTCTACCTCGCGTGGTATCTCATCGAGAATTACGCCAGAGATCCGGGCGTCCGCCGTCTTCTGGATACAAAGGCCATCTACATCCGGCCGCTCAACAATCCCGACGGTTCTGACATGTACCGGCTTACTGCGCAATCCAATCGCAGCTCGGTGCGCCCGGTGGATAACGATACCGACGGCCTGCTCGACGAGGACCCGGGCGAAGATCTCGACAACGATGGGTTCATCCGCGAGATGCGCAAGTACGTCGGCGCCGGAAAGGGTGATGCAGTGCTCGACACGATGGATAAGAGCAGGCGGCTGATGCGGCGCGTCCCCGAGAATCGTGGCGACTATCTGCTCTACTCTGAAGGCGTGGACAATGACATCGACGGCCGGTTCAACGAAGACGGGATAGGAGGACTCGACCTCCACCGTAACTATCCCACCAACTGGCGACCGGAACGTGAGTCCACTGGTCGAGGCTCGACTCAGTTCGGAGCGGGCGAGTATCCAACATCGGAGCCCGAGACTCGCGCAGTTGTGCTATGGGTTCTGACACACCCGAACATTGCGGTTGCGAACAGTATGGACACTGCCGTTCCGATGCACCTGCGGGGCCCGTCGACATGTGAGGAAACGGAATGCATGTTCGCATCCGATCTCAAATGGTATCGCCATTTCGATTCTGCCGGCGTTGCCCGCACGGGATACCCGTGGGCCGGAGACGTTTATCGCACCTACAACACGCGCGGTATCACCAACCCGGCGACTGGTGATACGCTCCGCCCGCAGCCGCTTTTCGGACATGGCCCGGATTTCGGATACTTTCACATCGGCGCAATCTGGTACGGTGATGAGCTCTGGAACGGCGGCCGCGAACGCGATTACGACGGCAACGGCCGCATCGACAACTGGGAAGTTCTCCGGTATTGCGATGAGGCGTTCGGCGGAACGTGTTTCAAGCCCTGGAAGAAAATGCAGCATCCAACGCTGGGCGAAGTTGAAATCGGCGGGTTCAACCCCAAATTCTTTTCGCAGAACGGTCCGCCGCAGGTGTTGGAGAAGTGGGCGCGCAACCAGGCAATGTTCAATCTCTACCTGGCGCAGTCGTTGCCGCAGATGGAGATAATCGGTGTCACATCCTCGAGAGTTTCTGCATCACGGGATTCAGCGACGCATGAGATACGCGTTACTGTGCGTAATACCGGCCGTCTGCCGACCGCACTCGAACAGGCGAAGCGGGTGCACATCGTCCAGCCCGATAGAGTTGTGCTGGTAGTGCCAAAGGAGAGCTCCAGTCGAACCGTCGGGCGGGTGCAGGAATTCTGGCTGAGCGGTGGAGAAACGAAAGTCGTGACCCTCCGCATGCGCGCGGCTGAAAGGAATGCCGATCGCGAGATCACCGTTCGTGCGTTGAGCACCCGGGGCGGTGTCGCCGAGAGGAAAATGAGGCTGGATCGATGA
- a CDS encoding FKBP-type peptidyl-prolyl cis-trans isomerase, with product MTMRNSRPLMIAYASLFVLAGCSSDSVAPAATIETTTFAPSLSVDLAAMTRTQAGVYRRDLVVGNGPVVARSQTLDVRYTGWLANGNQFDSNPAPKPVFSFRLGSGQVIAGWDDGIEGMRVGGRRQLIIPPGLGYGSSGSGPIPANAVLVFVVEVVSAQ from the coding sequence ATGACAATGCGAAACTCCCGTCCGCTGATGATTGCTTATGCGTCTCTCTTTGTGCTGGCCGGTTGCAGCTCCGATTCAGTCGCGCCCGCAGCAACCATCGAGACAACCACTTTCGCGCCGTCGCTGAGCGTCGACCTTGCTGCGATGACGCGTACACAAGCCGGCGTATACCGGCGGGATCTGGTCGTCGGCAACGGCCCGGTGGTCGCGAGATCACAGACCCTTGACGTGCGTTACACCGGATGGCTGGCGAATGGCAATCAGTTCGACTCGAACCCGGCACCAAAGCCGGTGTTCTCCTTCCGGCTTGGCAGCGGGCAGGTAATCGCGGGCTGGGACGATGGCATAGAGGGAATGCGCGTCGGAGGACGACGGCAGTTGATTATTCCGCCCGGTCTCGGCTACGGAAGCTCCGGGAGTGGGCCGATTCCCGCTAACGCGGTACTGGTATTCGTCGTTGAGGTGGTCAGCGCGCAGTGA
- a CDS encoding HNH endonuclease signature motif containing protein: protein MPTSRNAYNETRQWLLDRHGPVCAYCERKVGVRSITLDHVTPRRGQTAYDRRDNLVLACPACNIEKADKHILAFLLARRARAASLLRYGDHLSTMLVDLASEIAGPDAIARIARLADPEYPYSD, encoded by the coding sequence CTGCCCACGAGCCGCAATGCTTACAACGAGACGCGCCAGTGGCTACTCGACAGGCACGGCCCCGTTTGCGCCTACTGCGAGCGAAAGGTCGGCGTGCGGTCAATCACTCTCGACCACGTCACACCACGCCGCGGACAGACCGCCTACGACAGGAGGGACAACCTTGTCCTGGCCTGCCCCGCCTGCAACATTGAGAAGGCGGACAAGCACATCCTTGCATTTCTGCTTGCGCGTCGTGCGCGCGCCGCGAGCCTTCTTCGGTACGGCGATCACCTGAGCACCATGCTCGTCGATCTCGCCAGCGAAATTGCCGGACCGGATGCCATTGCCCGAATAGCACGGCTTGCCGATCCCGAATACCCGTATAGCGACTGA
- a CDS encoding TldD/PmbA family protein, translating into MRPRTLFGDSVEMPVRPAAASLLSREQAKSLADRILAMAKSDETRVNISSGWAGNTRFAGGEITTSGEIADTTVTLTSTVGKRRASATTNVLDDASLRRTIDFSERLARLSPEDPEIMPELGPQNYASVDGYIDSTADLSPETRATAARRVIERAVTTGRPAGDVFVAGFLSASAGANAIATSKGLFAYHRNTGVDLSATVRTPDTTGSGWASAGARDWRAIDPAVLGARAAQKAVASRNPQAIEPGMYTVVLEPQAVADLIPLLGAAFNARSTDEGRGPFSKRGGGTRLGEKIADSRVTLYSDPADSDLLAQPFDGEGLPIQRRMWIEKGILRNLAYSRFWARKQGVAPTGGGGGGGLPGGLKMVGGTKTTEELIASTQRGILVTHFFYIRFLDPRTVLLTGLTRDGTFLIENGKVTQSLKNFRWNESPLFMLNKIEDIGRTERTSVGQMMPAIKAKDFNFTSLSDAV; encoded by the coding sequence ATGAGGCCGCGAACGCTTTTCGGCGATTCCGTCGAAATGCCCGTGCGCCCTGCCGCCGCGTCGCTGCTTTCCCGCGAACAGGCCAAATCGTTGGCTGACCGTATTCTGGCCATGGCAAAGTCGGATGAGACCCGGGTCAACATCTCAAGCGGCTGGGCGGGAAACACACGCTTTGCCGGCGGCGAGATAACGACCTCTGGCGAGATTGCGGATACCACTGTCACTCTCACCAGTACTGTGGGGAAGCGGCGCGCCTCCGCTACAACGAACGTTCTCGACGATGCGTCACTCAGGCGGACGATCGATTTCTCGGAACGGCTGGCGAGGCTTTCTCCGGAAGATCCGGAGATCATGCCGGAGCTCGGGCCGCAGAATTATGCATCGGTCGACGGCTACATCGATTCGACCGCAGACCTCAGTCCCGAAACCCGCGCCACCGCGGCTCGCCGTGTTATCGAGCGCGCCGTGACAACCGGCCGGCCCGCAGGCGATGTGTTCGTTGCCGGCTTCCTCAGTGCGAGCGCAGGTGCAAACGCGATTGCGACGAGCAAGGGGTTGTTTGCGTATCACCGAAACACCGGGGTCGATCTTTCCGCGACCGTTCGTACTCCCGATACAACCGGATCCGGATGGGCCTCCGCCGGTGCGCGCGACTGGCGCGCGATCGACCCCGCCGTGCTTGGCGCACGGGCCGCGCAGAAGGCTGTCGCCTCACGGAATCCACAGGCAATTGAACCGGGGATGTACACAGTAGTACTCGAGCCACAGGCGGTCGCCGACCTCATTCCCCTGCTCGGTGCAGCTTTCAATGCGCGTTCCACAGACGAAGGGCGCGGACCGTTCTCGAAACGCGGAGGCGGCACCCGGCTCGGAGAGAAGATCGCCGACTCGCGGGTGACGCTGTATTCAGACCCGGCCGACAGCGACTTGCTTGCGCAGCCTTTTGACGGAGAAGGGCTCCCGATACAGCGTCGCATGTGGATAGAAAAGGGCATTCTAAGGAATCTCGCGTACTCGCGGTTCTGGGCTCGGAAGCAGGGCGTTGCGCCAACCGGGGGCGGAGGTGGGGGCGGCCTGCCCGGCGGGCTCAAGATGGTGGGTGGGACGAAGACGACCGAAGAGCTGATCGCGTCGACCCAGCGGGGTATTCTCGTCACGCATTTTTTTTACATAAGGTTTCTGGATCCGCGTACGGTGCTGCTGACAGGGCTCACCCGCGACGGGACTTTTCTCATCGAGAACGGAAAGGTGACGCAAAGCCTCAAGAACTTCAGATGGAACGAGAGTCCGCTGTTCATGCTCAACAAAATTGAAGACATCGGGCGAACTGAGCGGACTTCGGTGGGGCAGATGATGCCTGCGATCAAGGCGAAGGATTTCAATTTCACGTCGCTCTCCGACGCGGTCTGA
- a CDS encoding carboxypeptidase regulatory-like domain-containing protein: protein MSHRLLVAALMLIAGSIFARPSSAQQADVIRGRVIDTDSVALENVVVTATSVSGNVTRTARTDRNGRFTVTFPGGDGDYMVTFASLGFAARRFQVKRAADEDILVADARLTRIGAILDPVQVTAQRERVQRGEISPDVSGTGQQLTDPAVPVDLLGDLAAMAASLPGVQSVPGADGGADGYSVLGLGADQNNTTLDGMQFGGSSMPRDALVGSSLITSPYDVSRGGFSGAQMALRTRSGSNFVTRGMSANVDAPQLQWSDRTARSLGQEYSNLSIGGRASGPLSFDKAFYNVSYQLGRRASDLQTLLNTEASALETAGVSSDSVARFLSILQRAGVPLSVGPVADSRIGDQGSLFGNFDFAPPSSSSGQAFSLAFNGNWSRQSPAGGLVTELPARSGERTGWRGSVQGRHNTYVRNTVLSETSVGASTSRSAASPYLQLPSGFVRVNSSFPDGASSLQNLLFGGSPSLNNASGTTTINLLNQLSWFSTNNKHRVKLATELRHDAASQEQANNLLGTFAFNSLADLDASRPSSFTRQLSARDRDLSQITVGISVGDSYRRTRNLQIQYGLRVDANRYLVDPVRNDQLQSLFGTVNDEVPDGLYVSPRIGFSWTYGYAAQVSSFVGAARVPRAVLRGGIGIFQNTPSTNLIGSSIDNTGLPGGVQQLTCVGGATPFPDWNAYASDNSRVPDLCADGTMGSIFSNSAPNVSLFAADFSAPRSVRSNLQWSGPSVGNRFSTQIEATWSVNTSQQSFVDLNFTPVQRFALASENDRPVFVNPGSIVAASGAIASRDARVSSAFSRVTQLRSDLRSRSAQLRLGLSPVSFSSSFSWSASYVYSSVREQTRGFNSTAGNPLAVEWARSPFDSRHQLVYNVGYNFFDFVRVNWFGNFRSGNPFTPMIAGDVNGDGYSNDRAFVFDPANTADPAVASAMQSLLETGSDAARSCLSRQLARLAARNACQGPWSSSASMSVSFNPVKVRMPRRATLSFQLSNPLGAADRLVNGPKSLRGWGQPAFPDQALLYVRGFDPASASYRYEVNQRFGTTNQALGGLRVPVSLTALLRFDIGPTRERQLLSQQLDRGRTRPGTRVSEALLKAIYGSGGIANPMAAILRQQDSLRLTGVQADSIAAINRLYVIRTDAIWSPIAKTFGELGNAYNADVAYDRYIDARKATVDLLTSFAPSVKRLLTAEQQRKLPPSVASALDTRYLASIRSGTASFTSNPAFSGGGPVFAGSDFTLPAGAGGGTIVIIKQ, encoded by the coding sequence ATGTCCCATCGTTTGCTGGTCGCCGCTTTAATGCTGATTGCCGGCAGTATCTTCGCCCGGCCATCGTCAGCCCAGCAAGCCGACGTCATCCGCGGCCGCGTGATCGATACCGACAGCGTCGCGCTCGAGAATGTTGTCGTTACCGCAACGTCTGTCTCCGGAAATGTCACCCGAACTGCGAGAACCGATCGAAACGGCCGGTTCACCGTGACATTTCCCGGCGGTGACGGCGATTACATGGTCACGTTTGCATCGCTCGGGTTCGCCGCGAGGCGGTTTCAGGTGAAGCGCGCGGCTGACGAAGACATTCTGGTGGCCGACGCCAGACTCACGCGCATCGGGGCGATTCTCGATCCCGTCCAGGTAACTGCGCAGCGTGAACGGGTGCAACGCGGAGAAATTTCACCTGACGTGAGTGGAACCGGGCAGCAGCTCACCGACCCCGCGGTACCGGTCGATCTGCTCGGCGATCTCGCTGCCATGGCCGCTTCATTGCCGGGAGTGCAATCGGTTCCCGGCGCCGACGGGGGGGCCGACGGTTATTCGGTGCTCGGACTGGGAGCCGATCAAAACAATACGACTCTCGACGGAATGCAGTTCGGCGGATCGAGCATGCCCCGCGACGCTCTGGTCGGAAGCTCGCTGATAACGTCTCCGTATGACGTATCGCGCGGCGGATTCAGCGGGGCGCAGATGGCGCTTCGCACCCGCTCCGGCTCCAACTTCGTGACCCGTGGTATGAGCGCCAACGTCGATGCACCTCAGCTCCAGTGGAGCGATCGCACGGCGCGGTCTCTCGGCCAGGAGTATTCGAATCTGTCGATTGGAGGCAGAGCATCTGGACCGCTCAGCTTTGACAAGGCCTTCTACAATGTTTCTTATCAGCTGGGCCGCCGGGCCAGTGACCTGCAGACCTTGCTCAACACCGAGGCTTCGGCGCTCGAGACTGCCGGAGTGTCATCCGATTCGGTTGCGCGGTTTCTCTCGATTCTTCAGCGAGCGGGCGTGCCGCTTTCGGTAGGACCGGTGGCTGACAGCCGCATCGGTGACCAGGGATCGCTGTTCGGGAACTTCGACTTCGCACCGCCGTCATCGAGCTCCGGTCAGGCGTTCAGTCTGGCTTTCAACGGAAACTGGAGCCGGCAGAGCCCCGCTGGTGGATTGGTAACAGAGCTTCCGGCGCGCAGCGGAGAACGTACCGGCTGGCGCGGAAGTGTTCAGGGCAGGCATAACACTTACGTCAGGAACACCGTCCTGAGCGAAACATCGGTGGGTGCCAGCACATCAAGGTCTGCCGCGTCGCCGTATCTGCAGTTGCCGTCCGGGTTCGTCAGGGTGAACTCGAGTTTTCCCGACGGTGCCAGCAGCCTGCAGAATCTGCTGTTCGGCGGCAGTCCGTCGCTGAACAATGCATCAGGCACCACCACGATAAACCTGTTGAACCAGCTTTCATGGTTCAGCACGAACAACAAGCACCGGGTGAAACTGGCCACTGAGCTGAGACATGATGCGGCCTCGCAGGAGCAGGCAAATAATCTGCTCGGCACATTCGCTTTCAACTCGCTCGCCGATCTGGATGCGTCGAGACCGTCGTCATTCACCCGGCAATTGAGTGCCCGCGATCGTGACCTGAGTCAGATCACCGTCGGCATTTCTGTCGGAGACTCATACCGTCGTACCCGAAATCTCCAGATTCAGTACGGCCTCCGCGTGGATGCCAATCGCTATCTCGTCGATCCGGTCCGGAACGATCAGCTGCAGTCGCTTTTTGGCACCGTTAACGACGAAGTGCCCGATGGGCTGTATGTCAGCCCGCGTATCGGGTTCTCGTGGACGTATGGCTACGCCGCACAGGTTTCCAGCTTCGTCGGAGCGGCGCGAGTGCCGAGGGCCGTTCTGCGGGGTGGTATCGGCATCTTTCAAAACACGCCGTCCACCAATCTCATCGGATCGTCAATCGACAACACCGGCCTGCCGGGGGGAGTTCAACAACTGACGTGCGTCGGAGGGGCGACTCCGTTTCCTGACTGGAACGCATACGCATCTGACAATTCGCGAGTTCCCGATCTGTGCGCCGACGGTACCATGGGATCCATATTTTCCAACAGCGCACCAAACGTCTCGCTGTTCGCCGCGGATTTTTCCGCCCCGCGCAGCGTCAGGTCGAATCTCCAGTGGAGCGGACCGAGCGTCGGCAACCGGTTTTCGACCCAGATCGAAGCGACGTGGTCGGTGAATACCAGTCAACAGAGCTTTGTCGACCTCAACTTTACTCCCGTCCAGCGCTTCGCACTCGCAAGTGAGAACGATCGTCCGGTTTTTGTAAATCCCGGAAGCATCGTGGCTGCATCCGGTGCGATTGCCTCCCGCGATGCGCGGGTGTCGTCAGCTTTCTCCCGCGTTACGCAGCTGAGATCGGACCTCCGTTCACGCAGTGCTCAGCTTCGGCTTGGATTGTCGCCAGTGAGCTTCAGCTCTTCTTTCAGCTGGAGCGCGTCGTACGTGTACTCGAGCGTGCGCGAGCAGACGCGGGGTTTCAACAGCACAGCAGGCAACCCTCTCGCGGTGGAGTGGGCTCGCTCTCCATTTGACTCGCGGCATCAGCTGGTATACAACGTCGGCTACAACTTTTTCGACTTCGTGCGTGTGAACTGGTTCGGGAATTTCCGGTCTGGCAATCCGTTCACACCGATGATTGCTGGCGACGTGAATGGAGATGGATACTCAAACGACCGTGCGTTTGTATTTGACCCTGCGAATACTGCCGATCCCGCTGTTGCGTCGGCGATGCAATCGTTGCTGGAAACGGGTTCGGACGCTGCCCGGAGCTGTCTGTCCAGACAGCTTGCGCGGCTCGCCGCGCGGAATGCATGCCAGGGTCCCTGGAGCTCATCGGCATCGATGTCAGTTTCGTTCAATCCGGTCAAGGTGCGCATGCCCAGGCGAGCCACGCTCTCCTTCCAGCTGTCGAATCCACTCGGCGCAGCGGATAGGCTGGTGAACGGACCGAAGAGTCTGCGCGGTTGGGGGCAGCCGGCATTTCCCGATCAGGCATTGCTGTACGTCAGAGGTTTCGATCCGGCTTCCGCCAGCTACCGCTACGAGGTCAATCAGCGCTTCGGCACAACGAACCAGGCGTTGGGTGGATTGAGGGTTCCGGTGAGTCTCACTGCTTTGCTTCGCTTCGATATCGGCCCGACTCGTGAACGGCAGCTACTGTCACAGCAGCTCGATCGCGGCCGGACACGGCCCGGGACGCGTGTTTCGGAAGCGCTGCTGAAGGCGATTTACGGCAGCGGTGGAATCGCAAATCCGATGGCCGCAATACTGCGCCAGCAGGATTCGCTGCGGCTCACGGGAGTGCAGGCGGATAGCATCGCCGCCATCAACCGGCTCTACGTAATCCGCACGGACGCGATCTGGTCGCCAATCGCAAAAACTTTCGGCGAGCTGGGAAATGCTTACAATGCGGATGTCGCGTATGACCGGTACATCGATGCGCGGAAGGCAACGGTCGATCTGCTGACGAGCTTTGCGCCTTCGGTGAAGCGATTACTTACTGCCGAGCAGCAAAGGAAGCTTCCGCCATCGGTGGCAAGCGCACTCGACACTCGCTACCTGGCATCGATCCGGTCTGGAACCGCGAGCTTCACAAGCAACCCGGCGTTCAGTGGCGGCGGGCCAGTTTTCGCCGGTAGTGATTTTACGCTGCCCGCGGGCGCGGGCGGTGGTACGATAGTAATCATCAAGCAGTAG
- a CDS encoding TldD/PmbA family protein translates to MTTNRRDFLIATAAMAAATGARAAFGAPRGIRMLPTPASDPFVDELAMEALNAARAAGASYADVRVGRYRRQFVNTRERQVTGVNDSESYGIGVRTLVNGSWGFASTSAMTRDGVQQVAREAARLSRAARIVQRRPVVLAPVVAVKGTWSTPITRDPLEVPIEEKVALLLAANEAALRVPKVRFVTSGMALLREEKTLATTDGTLVTQTFFRVGPQFTATAVTDGDFQAYSEELAPRGNGWEYIQSLDMPGNAERWASLAAEKLTARSVQVGRYDLILDPTNLWLTIHESIGHPTELDRALGYEANFAGTSFIAPPEKYINKFRYGREFMNIQADRTQEGSLSRVAWDDEGVPAEKWMIVDKGIFKDYQTTREQAALIEPLTGVKRSHGCAFADSWSSVPFQRMPNISLMPGARDIGLDDIVAATDRGIIVKNRGSWSIDHQRFNFQFSGQVYYEVKNGKITGMLKDVAYQSRTPDFWNSMDMIGGPKSYWLGGSFGDGKGEPSQSNSVSHGCVPARFSQVNIVNTGRSA, encoded by the coding sequence ATGACGACAAACCGACGCGATTTTCTCATTGCTACCGCGGCAATGGCCGCTGCGACCGGCGCTCGTGCTGCATTCGGCGCGCCGCGAGGCATCCGCATGCTGCCGACGCCGGCTTCCGATCCGTTCGTCGACGAGCTCGCGATGGAGGCTCTCAATGCGGCCCGCGCCGCCGGTGCATCCTATGCCGACGTCAGAGTTGGCCGCTATCGGCGCCAGTTCGTGAATACGCGGGAACGTCAGGTCACCGGCGTCAACGATTCCGAGTCGTATGGCATCGGGGTAAGAACACTGGTAAACGGGTCGTGGGGTTTCGCGTCCACCAGCGCGATGACGCGGGATGGGGTGCAACAGGTTGCGCGCGAAGCAGCGCGACTGTCGAGAGCTGCCCGCATCGTGCAACGGCGCCCTGTCGTGCTGGCTCCGGTTGTTGCGGTCAAGGGAACGTGGAGCACGCCTATCACCCGCGACCCGCTCGAGGTGCCGATCGAAGAAAAAGTGGCGTTGCTGCTCGCCGCGAACGAGGCTGCGCTGAGAGTCCCCAAGGTTCGTTTTGTTACGTCGGGGATGGCATTGCTCCGCGAAGAGAAAACACTTGCCACCACCGATGGTACCCTCGTCACCCAGACTTTTTTCCGGGTTGGCCCTCAGTTTACGGCCACCGCCGTTACGGACGGTGATTTTCAGGCGTACAGCGAAGAGCTTGCTCCCCGCGGAAACGGATGGGAGTACATACAATCACTCGACATGCCCGGCAACGCTGAGCGCTGGGCATCGCTTGCCGCCGAGAAGCTGACTGCCCGTTCGGTGCAGGTGGGCCGGTATGATCTCATCCTCGACCCGACAAATCTCTGGCTCACCATCCACGAATCCATCGGCCACCCGACAGAGCTCGATCGCGCCCTGGGTTACGAGGCAAACTTTGCCGGAACGAGCTTCATTGCTCCGCCCGAGAAATACATCAACAAGTTCCGTTACGGCCGCGAGTTCATGAACATCCAGGCCGACCGCACGCAGGAGGGATCATTGTCCCGCGTCGCGTGGGACGACGAAGGAGTTCCGGCTGAAAAGTGGATGATCGTCGACAAGGGGATCTTCAAGGACTATCAGACGACGCGCGAGCAGGCAGCATTGATTGAGCCGCTCACGGGAGTGAAGCGCTCGCACGGGTGCGCATTCGCCGACTCATGGTCGAGCGTGCCTTTCCAGCGGATGCCAAACATTTCGCTGATGCCCGGTGCGCGCGATATCGGTCTCGATGATATCGTTGCCGCAACTGACCGCGGTATAATCGTCAAGAACCGTGGCTCCTGGTCGATAGATCACCAGCGTTTCAATTTCCAGTTTTCCGGGCAGGTGTATTACGAGGTGAAAAACGGAAAGATCACCGGCATGTTGAAGGACGTCGCATATCAGAGCCGCACCCCCGACTTCTGGAACAGCATGGACATGATCGGCGGCCCGAAAAGCTACTGGCTCGGCGGATCGTTCGGTGACGGCAAGGGCGAGCCGTCGCAATCGAATTCCGTGAGCCACGGTTGCGTCCCCGCGCGCTTCAGTCAGGTGAATATTGTCAACACCGGGAGGAGCGCATGA